Genomic window (Pradoshia sp. D12):
ACCATCCATTGTTTAACGATTATAGGGCAAATAGAGGGTCATGTACAATTACCTCCACAGAATAAAACAACAAAATATGAACATGTTATTCCACAGCTGGTGGCAATAGAACAAAATCCTGATATTAAAGGGTTATTGGTTATCTTAAATACCGTTGGGGGTGATGTGGAAGCAGGGCTTGCTATGTCAGAAATGATTGCTTCTCTATCAAAGCCGACTGTATCTATCGTTTTGGGGGGAGGTCATAGTATCGGCGTCCCTATTGCAACTAGCTGTGACTATTCTTTCATAGCAGAAACAGCTACTATGACAATTCACCCTATTCGTCTTACAGGACTTGTAATCGGAGTACCCCAATCATTTGAATATCTTGATAAAATGCAGGATCGGGTTGTGAATTTTGTGGTCAAGCACTCAGACATTAATGAAGACACATTTAAGGATTTGATGTTTGCGAGAGGAAATCTTGCGAGAGATATTGGAACAAATGTAGTGGGGGAAGATGCTGTGAAAACAGGTTTAATTGATGAGGTTGGCGGAATCGGTGCAGCGATTTCAAAGCTTAACGAGATGATAAGAGAAAAAAGTGACTCTTCGAAAGGAGATTAAATATGACTTTTTATACAATTATGCCTTTGGATACTTTGATGTATGAAGAATTATATCAAGCCAGTCATGAAATGTTTAAGAAGGATGGTATTCCGTTTATTGGTGAAAGATTACCTAATGGAGCAGTAAAGGTTAACCGGATTATCAGTACAGATCCGAATGATTACTTATCAGAGACACTTGCGCCAGGAGCGGTAATTAACAACCTGTAATAGCAGTCAGTGTGTATTATTTATGCTATAATAAAGGGTGAACGGGGTAAAGGCAGCCAAGTTGGCTGCTTTCTTTCGTTTTTAATTCTATATGAAATACGGGTGGTCGAATGAGTAAGAAAAAAAAGAAATCTCGCTCCAAAAAAGGTGACCAAATAAAGTCAACTTTAAAATATGAAATATCGGGACTTTCTATATTTGGGTTTTCTGCGATTGCGATGGCAAAGCTTGGGGCAGTAGGTACTTCATTCGTGTTTCTTTCTAGGTTTTTTATGGGTGAGTGGTACATTTTACTTCTGCTTGGCTTAATGGTCTTTGGTGTGTTACTAATGTGGAAAAGAGAGATTCCGTTCTTTTTTAAACGCCAGCTGGTCGGTATATACTTCATTATTTTAGCAATCTTACTCTCATCACATATTATTTTATTTGAGAATTTGTCCTCTAATAATGGATTTACCCAGCCAAGTGTCATTTTAAATACCTGGGAAATCTTTTGGATGGAATTACAGGGAACTGCAAGTACCATTGATCTTGGCGGTGGGATGATAGGTGCAATCCTTTATGCCGTCTTCCATTTTTTATTTGCAGATGCCGGCAGTAAATTTATTTCATTTTTATTGATTGTTGCAGGTTTAATTCTTATAACCGGTAAAGGCTTAAGTGATTCAATTGGCAAAGTACTTGGTGCGATTGGAAGATTTATCGTCAGCCAGTGGAAATCGTTTATGGCTGAACTGCGAGAGCCTAAGACTTCAAAGAATAAAAACAAAAACCAGAAAGCTAAAAGTAAAAGTGAATCGGTACAAGCTTCCTCAGTACTACAAGATGAGGGAAGTAATCCAGAAAAAGAAGATACACTTGAAGAAAGAATTATTTCGAATTTTGCTGATCGTGCCTATTTGGATGAGGAAATTGATGATAAGAAAAATGATGATCAGATAAGTAAACCAAATGATAGCACAGAAGCTCCTGCTGAACCTGTGCCACATATGAATTTTACAGAAGTTGAAAATGTGGACTATAAACTTCCAAAATTATCGCTATTGAAGTCACCAAAAAAAGCAGATCAAAGTGGAGAATATGAATTAATACATACAAATGCTGAGAAATTAGAGAGTACTTTTAAAAGCTTTGGAGTGAAAGCTAGGGTCACTCAAGTTCACTTAGGACCTGCAGTTACGAAATATGAAGTACATCCTGATGTAGGTGTAAAGGTTAGTAAGATTGTGTCATTATCAGACGATCTGGCATTAGCGCTCGCTGCTAAGGATATACGTATTGAAGCACCAATCCCAGGTAAATCAGCGATTGGGATAGAAGTGCCTAATTCAGATGTAGCAGTCGTTTCATTAAGAGAGGTTCTCGAGGTACAGCCTTCTGAAAAAAGCGGTTCTAAACTATTAATTGCTTTGGGTAGAGACATATCAGGTGAAGCAGTTTCTGCTGAACTGAATAAAATGCCTCACTTACTCGTAGCCGGAGCAACCGGAAGCGGGAAAAGTGTCTGTATTAACGGAATCATTACTAGTGTACTCATGAGAGCAAAACCACATGAAGTTAAAATGATGATGATTGATCCAAAAATGGTGGAGTTAAATGTTTATAATGGAATTCCTCATCTATTAGCTCCAGTTGTAACGGATCCTAAAAAAGCAGCTCAGGCATTAAAGAAAGTTGTTATGGAAATGGAAAGACGTTATGAGCTGTTTTCCCACTCAGGAACTCGAAATATTGAGGGGTACAATGACTTAGTGACGAGACAAAATTTAGAAGAAGGCGAAAAAAATCCTTTATTGCCATATATTATTGTCATTGTGGATGAGTTGGCAGACCTTATGATGGTTGCGTCCAGCGAGGTGGAGGATGCGATAACAAGGCTTGCACAAATGGCAAGGGCTGCAGGCATACATTTGATTATTGCAACCCAGCGGCCATCTGTAGATGTTATAACAGGAGTTATAAAAGCTAACATACCATCAAGGATTGCCTTTAGTGTTTCCTCCCAAATTGATTCAAGAACCATATTAGATATGGGAGGGGCA
Coding sequences:
- a CDS encoding ClpP family protease, encoding MDDNKGAPSALVDKIQALGQTNVPQLPKDSTIHCLTIIGQIEGHVQLPPQNKTTKYEHVIPQLVAIEQNPDIKGLLVILNTVGGDVEAGLAMSEMIASLSKPTVSIVLGGGHSIGVPIATSCDYSFIAETATMTIHPIRLTGLVIGVPQSFEYLDKMQDRVVNFVVKHSDINEDTFKDLMFARGNLARDIGTNVVGEDAVKTGLIDEVGGIGAAISKLNEMIREKSDSSKGD
- a CDS encoding YlzJ-like family protein → MTFYTIMPLDTLMYEELYQASHEMFKKDGIPFIGERLPNGAVKVNRIISTDPNDYLSETLAPGAVINNL
- a CDS encoding DNA translocase FtsK; this encodes MSKKKKKSRSKKGDQIKSTLKYEISGLSIFGFSAIAMAKLGAVGTSFVFLSRFFMGEWYILLLLGLMVFGVLLMWKREIPFFFKRQLVGIYFIILAILLSSHIILFENLSSNNGFTQPSVILNTWEIFWMELQGTASTIDLGGGMIGAILYAVFHFLFADAGSKFISFLLIVAGLILITGKGLSDSIGKVLGAIGRFIVSQWKSFMAELREPKTSKNKNKNQKAKSKSESVQASSVLQDEGSNPEKEDTLEERIISNFADRAYLDEEIDDKKNDDQISKPNDSTEAPAEPVPHMNFTEVENVDYKLPKLSLLKSPKKADQSGEYELIHTNAEKLESTFKSFGVKARVTQVHLGPAVTKYEVHPDVGVKVSKIVSLSDDLALALAAKDIRIEAPIPGKSAIGIEVPNSDVAVVSLREVLEVQPSEKSGSKLLIALGRDISGEAVSAELNKMPHLLVAGATGSGKSVCINGIITSVLMRAKPHEVKMMMIDPKMVELNVYNGIPHLLAPVVTDPKKAAQALKKVVMEMERRYELFSHSGTRNIEGYNDLVTRQNLEEGEKNPLLPYIIVIVDELADLMMVASSEVEDAITRLAQMARAAGIHLIIATQRPSVDVITGVIKANIPSRIAFSVSSQIDSRTILDMGGAEKLLGRGDMLFLPVGASKPVRVQGAFLSDQEVEDVVDFVISQQRAQYQENMIPDEVQETVSESTDDLYDEAVKLIADMQTASVSMLQRRFRIGYTRAARLIDEMEARGVVGPYEGSKPRTVLVPKDFDQASNS